In Leptospira wolffii serovar Khorat str. Khorat-H2, the DNA window CGGCATCGGCGAATCGGGTGGATTCCTTTTTATGCAACTCCGCCTTTGTTTCCAGAAGAATTCGGAAATTCTATAGAAGAGACGCGCAAGTTGTCTTTCCCCCCTGCCTGCCCGAGGGTTTCCGGGTAAAGAGCGCAAAGAAGGAGAATTTCGATCTCATAGTCTCCGCATTCGCTCCTTATAAGAGAATCGACCTCGCGATCGAGGCCTACAGAAAGAACGGGCGGAGCCTCAAGATTTTGGGGAGCGGACAAGAATATAAGAAATTAGTAAAGGAACTTCCTCCCAATGTGGAGATTCTTCCCCATCGTCCTCGTAAGGAAGTGGAGGAGTATCTGGAGAAGGCCAGGACGTTCATTTTTCCCGGAATGGAGGATTTCGGGATCGCTCCCGTGGAGGCGCAGGGGTATTCCACGCCGGTAGTGGCTTATGCCAAGGGAGGAGCCTTGGAAACCGTGGTCTCCGGAAAGACCGGGGTGTTCTTTCGGGAGCAGACCGTGGACTCCTTGAACGAAGCGATCTCCGAGTCGGACCGGAAAGAGTGGAAAACCAAGGACTTTCAAGCCTCCGTAAGCCGTTTTACCGAGGAAAAATTCATTATCCAAATCTCGAAGGAGGTCGAGACTATAAACAAGAACTCTCGAGGAAGGAGGGGCCTTTGATTACCCTGCACCGATTGAAGGGAACGGAATTCGTTCTCAACGCCTCTCATATCGAATGTATCGAGGCCAATCCGGATACTACGATTACTCTGTCTAACGATAGGAAATACGTGGTTCAGGAACCTATTCCGGTCGTGATCGAGAAGATTATAGAGTTCAAAAAACGGATCCTGGTGTTTCCTTTGGGTTCCGCGCCGGATGAATTTAAGAGGGCTGATTAAACTGCAATGGATATAGCTACAATCATAGGTCTTGGCTCTGCAATTACGGTGTTCATTTTCGGGATTCTTTCCGCAGGATTGAATCCGATAGATATCGTGGACATTCCTTCCGTTTTGATCACTTTCGGAGGTGCGACGGCCTGTACCGTTATGGCGGTGCCCTGGCAGAATACCCTGGACCTTGGTAAGGTGACCCGTAAGGCTTTCCGGGAAGAGAAAAGCGATCTTATAGGTTTGATTAAAACCCTCGTATCCTTCTCCGAAAAAGCGAGAAGGGAAGGTCTTCTTGCTTTGGAAGACGACGTAAACGAACTTCCGGAAGAATTCCTACGAAAAGGGATTACTCTAGTCGTCGACGGTACCGACCCGGAATTGGTTCGGAATATTATGGAAACCGAGATGAGCAATATCGCCTCTCGTCACAGTGCCGGAAAAGGCTGGTGGGAAAACTGGGGAGCTCTCGCTCCCGCATTCGGGATGATCGGAACTCTGATCGGACTCGTACAGATGTTGAAGAACCTCGGATCCGGAGACGCGAGTGCGATCGGAACGGGGATGGCTGCGGCTCTTATCACCACACTTTACGGATCCATGGGTGCGAACATGGTGGCCATTCCCATCATGAAAAAACTCATGCGTAAATCCGAGGACGAGCTGTTGGTTAGACAGATTATGATAGAAGGAACTCTTTCCATCCAGTCCGGAGACAACCCTCGTATCGTTAAGGATAAACTCGCGAGTTATCTTCCTCCGGGAGAACGGGGCGTCCTTAAAGACGAAAACGATTAATCGAGGATTCGGTAGAAGATTATGGCTAAGCAGAAATGTCCTGAATGTATCCAGAATATTCCCGAGTACATGTTGACTTACGGGGACATGGTGACCCTTCTTCTTTGCTTCTTCATCATGCTATATCGTACCGGTAAGACGAATGCTATCGAGATGCAGATTATTCTGTCCGCATTCAAGACGACCACGGGCTTCTTTGACGGAGGTCAGACTCTTTCCAAGGGTAAGTTGGAGGAAATGGGAATGAATATAGAAAGCCTTCCTTCCATGACTACGGGAAAGGCTCTCTCCAAATCCAAGAAGACCGCTACGGAATTATTCAAGCCCGAGATAGAAGCGGGAAAGGTAAGAGTCACGGAAGACGAGAGAGGTTTGGTGATTAGTCTCGTCGGGGCGGATTATTTTAATCCCGGCTCGGCCATATTGCAGGAACCAATTAAGGCCACATTGAAGAAGGCGAGCGGACTCATTAAGGGATTGGAAAGATTCGTGAGGGTAGAAGGACATTGCGATGCCGACGCGGTCTTGCCCGGGGCTAACCCGAACCGAGAGGAACGTACTTATCTAAACAATTGGGATCTGGCGGGAGCGAGGGCCATCAATTCCACCGATTATGTGGTAGGAGTGGGAAAATTGGATCCGAGTTGGTTCCAGGCCGTAAGCTTCGGGTCCTATCGTCCATTGGTGGTGGAGAATGAAGGAACTCCGGAAGCCAAGGCATTCAACAGAAGAATAGACATCGTAATATTAACCGAGAAGTCCACCAAACGGAGCGAATACGAATCGAATTTCGGACTGCCTAAGAGCAGAGTACCGGGTTCGGAATCCTCCACGGAAAGCGGACTTTAATAGAAAAGGAGAATACCCATGGGTGATGCCGAAATAGACGAGGAAGAAGGCGGGTTACCCGCGGCGGACGCCGGTGCCGCCTCGTCTCCCCTTATCAAATGGCTGATCTATATCGCCGGCGCGGTATTCGGAATCATCATAGTCGTACTTGTCTCCATGTTCGTGGCGAAGCAGGCGGCGACTAGTACGTTCCGAGAGATGAAGAACGTAGCGCTCGTGAAACCGCCTCCACCTTTAACGACCTTCCAGTTCCAGGAAGAATTTAGGATCAATACCGCGGACAAGGGAGAGACTCACTTCGTGAAGATGAAATTATCTTTCGGAGTGGCGAGAGAAGACGCTAAGATCACTGCGGAACTCGCGGAGAGGATCGCACAGATGAGAGACTTGGTGAACCTG includes these proteins:
- a CDS encoding motility protein A → MDIATIIGLGSAITVFIFGILSAGLNPIDIVDIPSVLITFGGATACTVMAVPWQNTLDLGKVTRKAFREEKSDLIGLIKTLVSFSEKARREGLLALEDDVNELPEEFLRKGITLVVDGTDPELVRNIMETEMSNIASRHSAGKGWWENWGALAPAFGMIGTLIGLVQMLKNLGSGDASAIGTGMAAALITTLYGSMGANMVAIPIMKKLMRKSEDELLVRQIMIEGTLSIQSGDNPRIVKDKLASYLPPGERGVLKDEND
- the motB gene encoding flagellar motor protein MotB, which codes for MAKQKCPECIQNIPEYMLTYGDMVTLLLCFFIMLYRTGKTNAIEMQIILSAFKTTTGFFDGGQTLSKGKLEEMGMNIESLPSMTTGKALSKSKKTATELFKPEIEAGKVRVTEDERGLVISLVGADYFNPGSAILQEPIKATLKKASGLIKGLERFVRVEGHCDADAVLPGANPNREERTYLNNWDLAGARAINSTDYVVGVGKLDPSWFQAVSFGSYRPLVVENEGTPEAKAFNRRIDIVILTEKSTKRSEYESNFGLPKSRVPGSESSTESGL
- a CDS encoding flagellar FlbD family protein; its protein translation is MITLHRLKGTEFVLNASHIECIEANPDTTITLSNDRKYVVQEPIPVVIEKIIEFKKRILVFPLGSAPDEFKRAD
- the fliL gene encoding flagellar basal body-associated protein FliL, translated to MGDAEIDEEEGGLPAADAGAASSPLIKWLIYIAGAVFGIIIVVLVSMFVAKQAATSTFREMKNVALVKPPPPLTTFQFQEEFRINTADKGETHFVKMKLSFGVAREDAKITAELAERIAQMRDLVNLIIGRKTKDDLIDVEDQLDLREEIKAQINHILSDGKIQEVYFTEFIVN
- a CDS encoding glycosyltransferase — its product is MRVAVIHDWLNGMRGGEIVLDSILKIFPEADLFTLFYEKGKLNERIENRRIVTAFTDRLPFKSKYRWYLPLFPTAIESLDLRGYDLILSSSHCVAKGVIPDPDAIHISYVHSPMRYVWDLYYDYFPARSGLKFFAFQLVSNYLRTWDAASANRVDSFLCNSAFVSRRIRKFYRRDAQVVFPPCLPEGFRVKSAKKENFDLIVSAFAPYKRIDLAIEAYRKNGRSLKILGSGQEYKKLVKELPPNVEILPHRPRKEVEEYLEKARTFIFPGMEDFGIAPVEAQGYSTPVVAYAKGGALETVVSGKTGVFFREQTVDSLNEAISESDRKEWKTKDFQASVSRFTEEKFIIQISKEVETINKNSRGRRGL